A stretch of Apostichopus japonicus isolate 1M-3 chromosome 9, ASM3797524v1, whole genome shotgun sequence DNA encodes these proteins:
- the LOC139974467 gene encoding fibrinogen C domain-containing protein 1-B-like, producing MRSGVRKCYCNPNYEGDGETCTREVVPKDCYELYVSGTRSDGFDTIYPDGWPSGIQVYCEMERNGGGWTVFQRRSSASVDFYRGWSNYKNGFGNKNQDPWLGNKYIHSMTNQKTYKLRIDLRDYGSSSYYAVYSTFSINNEANKYRLSVGSHSGNTGYHRLSASNNKQFSTKDRDNDGSSAFDCAERHRGAWWFYDNYLCTRDYSASYCRSNCPSYKYYCMAFPYGDSNCAQCAYTHLNGDYDGSTRGTNMFWESYNLNGYGCSLKYTDMKIKPV from the exons atgaggagcggtgtccgtaaatgttactgcaatccaaactacgAAGGGGACGGAGAGACGTGCACCCGCGAGGTGGTCCCAAAAGATTGCTACGAGCTTTATGTTTCCGGTACACGCAGTGATGGTTTTGACACCATTTACCCTGATGGTTGGCCAAGCGGCATTCAGGtttactgtgagatggaaagaaacggaggaggatggacg GTTTTCCAGCGACGATCGAGTGCCTCTGTTGACTTTTATCGTGGTTGGTCGAACTACAAGAACGGTTTCGGTAATAAAAATCAAGACCCCTGGCTAGGTAATAAATATATCCACTCTATGACCAACCAGAAAACCTACAAGCTTCGTATTGATCTAAGGGACTATGGTTCATCATCGTATTACGCAGTATATTCGACTTTTAGTATTAATAACGAGGCAAACAAGTATCGACTATCAGTTGGATCACACAGTGGAAATACAG GTTATCATCGTTTGTCTGCtagcaacaacaaacaattcaGTACAAAAGACCGGGACAACGATGGATCCAGTGCTTTCGACTGTGCTGAGAGACACAGGGGAGCCTGGTGGTTCTATGATAATTATCTCTGTACACGTGATTATTCTGCTTCTTATTGTCGGTCTAACTGTCCCAGTTATAAATACTATTGCATGGCATTTCCCTATGGTGACAGCAACTGTGCTCAGTGCGCATATACACACCTCAACGGAGACTACGACGGCTCTACTCGAGGAACGAACATGTTCTGGGAGAGTTATAACTTGAATGGTTACGGATGTAGCCTGAAAtacacagatatgaaaataAAGCCGGTGTAG
- the LOC139972958 gene encoding uncharacterized protein has translation MSFYFCVLQRRRSDSVNFNRSWKDFRNGFGFLGSEFWIGNDKIAVLTNQKRYQLRIDFENVAGETYYVTYDEFRISDEWGDYLISSLGSFARSNETIPEWCPANEIFSNETCERTCGEPDTCISATSRSESDQCVCVGEYLRQQEQCIPLNQCNCFLADKRSVLGEGDFYVNVRCTQRSTCRNNQIIEASYQCSDHATCAERNGVRKCYCNPNYQGDGVTCTHNCFVDDKGSVLGEGHFYINSSCTWKSTCRNNRLVDESYQCSDHATCAERSGVRKCYCNPNYQGDGVTCRHNCFVDDKGSVLGEGLFYINSRCTQKSTCRNNRLVDESYQCSSYATCTERNGVRKCYCNPNYEGDGVTCTRRAQDCYDLYVSGTRNDAVYTIYPDDWPSGVQVYCEMESNRGGWTVIQRRSSASVNFYLGWTDYKNGFGNKNQDHWLGNKYIHSMTNQKTYQLRIDLRDSASSSYYAIYSTFSINNEADKFRLSVGSYSGNSGE, from the exons ATGAgtttttatttctgt GTATTACAGCGACGAAGATCGGATTctgtaaattttaatagaagttggaaagacttcagaaatggctttggctttctaGGCAGTGAGTTTTGGATCGGAAATGACAAAATTGCCGTCCTAACAAATCAAAAGCGGTACCAACTGCGAATCGACTTTGAGAACGTTGCTGGAGAAACTTACTATGTAACATACGACGAGtttcgtatctcagatgaatgggggGATTATCTTATATCTAGTTTAGGTTCATTCGCAAGGTCAAATG AAACAATCCCTGAATGGTGTCcagctaatgagatatttagcaatgagacCTGCGAGAGGACTTGTGGCGAACCTGATACTTGCATCTCGGCTACCTCTCGCTCAGAATCAGACCAATGTGTTTGCGTCGGTGAATATCTGAGACAGCAAGAACAATGTATCCCTCTCAACCAATGCAACTGCTTCCTTGCTGACAAAAggagtgtattaggg GAAGGCGATTTTTACGTCAATGTAAGATGTACACAACGATCAACTTGCCGAaacaaccagattatagaggcgagttaccagtgtagtgatcacgcaacctgtgctgagaggaacggtgtccgtaaatgttactgcaatccaaactaccaagGTGACGGAGTAACCTGCACCCACAATTGCTTCGTTGAtgacaaaggaagtgtattaggg gagggccacttttacatcaattcaagttGTACATGGAAATCAACTTGTAGAAACAACCGGCttgtagatgagagttaccagtgtagtgatcacgcaacctgtgctgagaggagcggtgtccgtaaatgttactgcaatccaaactaccaagGTGACGGAGTGACGTGCCGCCACAATTGCTTCGTTGAtgacaaaggaagtgtattaggg GAGGGcctcttttacatcaattcaagatgtacacaaaaatcaacttgtaggaacaaccgtcttgtagatgagagttaccagtgtagcaGTTACGCAACCTGTactgagaggaacggtgtccgtaaatgttactgcaatccaaatTACGAAGgtgacggagtgacgtgcacaaGACGTGCACAAGATTGCTACGATCTTTATGTTTCCGGTACACGCAATGATGCTGTTTATACCATTTACCCTGATGATTGGCCAAGTGGCGTTCAAGtttactgtgagatggaaagtaacagaggaggatggacg GTTATCCAGCGACGATCGAGTGCCTCCGTTAACTTTTACCTTGGTTGGACGGACTACAAGAACGGTTTCGGTAATAAAAATCAAGACCACTGGCTAGGTAATAAATATATCCACTCTATGACCAACCAGAAAACGTATCAGCTTCGTATTGATCTAAGGGATTCCGCTTCATCATCGTATTACGCCATATATTCGACTTTTAGCATAAATAACGAGGCAGACAAGTTTCGACTATCAGTTGGATCGTACAGTGGAAATTCAGGTGAGTAA